The segment GCTTGGTTTAGGAAAAGGAATTACCGATTTCAACAGCACTATTTTACATGAAGACGGGACGATGACAACTCCTATTTCCAGGAGGCCGGCAGAACTTCGGTTTCCTGATGAATTTGTAAGACATAAAATTCTTGATCTCGTAGGGGATCTTTATCTTGCCAATATGGTAGTTCATGGTCATATTATTGCAAACAGGTCCGGTCATTCCTTAAACGTTCAATTAGCTGAAAAAATTCAAATGTTATATAGTGAAAAGAAGGGTATGTGATGAAGACGAATAACATTGAAAATATACAGGGAAAAATGGGTATGAAAATTCATAAAACTGCTGTCGTGCATGCACATGCCGTCCTTGGCCGTAACGTTGAGATTGGGCCCTTTTCAGTTATCGGTGAACATGTGATTGTTGGTGAGGGAACCGTGATTAAAAATCATGTTACCATTACCGGCAATACAACGATTGGGAAGAATAATATTATTCATCCAAATGCTGTATTAGGCGCTGAACCACAGGATCTCAAATACCGTGGTGAAAACACGTCACTCGTTTTGGGGGATAACAATATGATACGGGAAGGAGTGACGATTAATATAGGGACGGCCGGCGGTGGCGGCAAGACGGTCATAGGAAACAATAATTTTTTTATGGCATATGCGCATGTTGCCCATGATTGTATTGTTGAGGATAATGTCCTTCTGGCTAACGGAGTGCTTTTGGGCGGCCATGTGATCGTTGAAAGAGGTGCAAAATTAATGGGCCTTGTTGGAATACAACCTTTCGTGACCATTGGAAGGCATGTTTATGTAGGGGGCCATACCAGAATTGTTCAGGATGTTCCACCTTATATTATTATTGAAGGCCATCCCGCAAAAATACGGCAGGTAAATAGTATCGGATTAGAAAGAGA is part of the Candidatus Jettenia sp. AMX2 genome and harbors:
- the lpxA gene encoding acyl-ACP--UDP-N-acetylglucosamine O-acyltransferase, which translates into the protein MKIHKTAVVHAHAVLGRNVEIGPFSVIGEHVIVGEGTVIKNHVTITGNTTIGKNNIIHPNAVLGAEPQDLKYRGENTSLVLGDNNMIREGVTINIGTAGGGGKTVIGNNNFFMAYAHVAHDCIVEDNVLLANGVLLGGHVIVERGAKLMGLVGIQPFVTIGRHVYVGGHTRIVQDVPPYIIIEGHPAKIRQVNSIGLEREGFPKEKISEIKKAFRILFRNNELNRSRCLLELEKQKDISPEVSYLIAFLKNIDKGKFGRYRESFRCGKGQVMNHEYCMEDT